The segment CAGCCATCCCGGCAATATCGGTGGTGCCGCCCGCGCCATGAAGAACATGGGCCTGTCGAAGCTGGTGCTGGTGGATCCGGTGGACTTCCCCAGTCCTGAAGCGCGCGCCCGTGCTTCCGGCGCCGACGATATTCTTGACGCTGCCCAGGTGGTCGCCACCCTGGAAGAGGCGCTGGTGGGTTGCAGCCTGGTGGTTGGCACCAGTGCGCGTGATCGCCGCATTCCCTGGCCACTCCTCGATCCGCGCGAGTGCGGCAGGACTGCGGTGGAGCAGGCTCGTGCGGGGGAAGTCGCCCTGGTGTTCGGCCGCGAATATGCAGGCCTGACCAATGAAGAACTGCAGCGCTGCCAGTACCACGTGCATATCCCCTCCAATCCGGAATTCTCCTCGCTGAACCTGGCTGCTGCGGTCCAGGTGCTGGTGTATGAGGCGCGCATGGCCTGGCTGGAAGTGGAGGGGCTGCCGAGCAAGGTGGAGAAGGTGGAAACCACCGCCATGCTCAACGCCCAGCCGGTGACCGTCGATGAGCTGGAGCGTTACTACGAGCACCTGGAGAGCACTCTGGTGGAGATTGGCTTCCTCGACCCGGAGAAGCCCCGGCACCTGATGTCCCGGCTGCGTCGTCTCTATGGGCGAGCCAGCATCAGCAAGCTGGAAATGAACATCCTGCGCGGCATCCTCACCGAGACGCAGAAGGCCGTGCGGGGCGAAACAAGCAAGCGGAGTGACACGTGATGTTCGACAGCATTCGAGAAGACATTCAGAGCGTATTCCACCGTGATCCGGCTGCGCGCAATGCCTTCGAGGTGCTCACTTGTTACCCGGGCCTGCATGCCATCTGGTTGCATCGCGTGGCCCATGCTCTCTGGATCGCGGGCTGGAAGTGGCTCGCACGGCTGGTTTCCAACTTCAGTCGCTGGTTGACCGGCATCGAGATCCATCCGGGTGCGAAGATCGGTCGCCGCTTCTTCATCGACCACGGCATGGGCATCGTCATTGGCGAAACGGCCGAGATCGGCAATGACGTCACCCTCTACCAGGGCGTGACCCTGGGCGGCACCAGCTGGAACCAGGGCAAGCGCCATCCGACGCTGGAGGACGGTGTGGTGGTGGGGGCGGGCGCCAAGGTGCTCGGTCCCTTCATCGTCGGCGCCGGCGCCAAGATCGGCTCCAATGCCGTGGTGACCAAGGAGGTGCCGGCAGGCGCTACCGCAGTGGG is part of the Pseudomonas lalkuanensis genome and harbors:
- the trmJ gene encoding tRNA (cytosine(32)/uridine(32)-2'-O)-methyltransferase TrmJ gives rise to the protein MLQNIRVVLVNTSHPGNIGGAARAMKNMGLSKLVLVDPVDFPSPEARARASGADDILDAAQVVATLEEALVGCSLVVGTSARDRRIPWPLLDPRECGRTAVEQARAGEVALVFGREYAGLTNEELQRCQYHVHIPSNPEFSSLNLAAAVQVLVYEARMAWLEVEGLPSKVEKVETTAMLNAQPVTVDELERYYEHLESTLVEIGFLDPEKPRHLMSRLRRLYGRASISKLEMNILRGILTETQKAVRGETSKRSDT
- the cysE gene encoding serine O-acetyltransferase is translated as MFDSIREDIQSVFHRDPAARNAFEVLTCYPGLHAIWLHRVAHALWIAGWKWLARLVSNFSRWLTGIEIHPGAKIGRRFFIDHGMGIVIGETAEIGNDVTLYQGVTLGGTSWNQGKRHPTLEDGVVVGAGAKVLGPFIVGAGAKIGSNAVVTKEVPAGATAVGIPGRIIVKADPEQEAKRQAIAERFGFDAYGLGQDMPDPVARAIGQLLDHVQAVDERLDGMCKALTALGSDYCAKALPELRDEDFAGVKDDERKPVA